The Helianthus annuus cultivar XRQ/B chromosome 16, HanXRQr2.0-SUNRISE, whole genome shotgun sequence genome includes a window with the following:
- the LOC110916949 gene encoding formin-like protein 20, with translation MALFKRFFYRKPPDRLFEISERVYVFDCCFSTDVLEEDEYKVYMGGIVAELQDYYPDSSFMVFNFREGDRRTRISDILSQYDMTIMQYPRQYGGCPVLPLEMIHHFLRSSESWLSLADQQNVLLMHCEMGAWPVLAFMLAALLLFRKEYSGEQKTLEMVYKQAPRELRLLTPFNPQPSQLRYLQYISRRNLGSDWSPSDTPLTLDHIKLKSLPLFGEKGCRPVIRIYGQDSSSTTANKGSKLLFTSSKTEEQDRYYQSEECELVEIDIHHCVQGDVVLECAHLDHVSQERIFRVMFHTTFVRNGVLILNHDEVDIIWDARDLIPKNFRAEVCFSNVDELPSMITTHEEYFEVEELFSRKNLAGVISNQEEEDSAGKKLSRKESDELEVGLDGVANQSPQSPPPPPPPPPQSPPPHPPATYAAPFPQIMGPFLKEFEHLKIQLEDIKSATDNFGVNKLIGSGGFGRVYRGEVSHSNGKSMCAFKRLDPKYGQGEPEFLKEIMMLSDYKHANLISLLGYCDEGGEKILVYEYASNGSLDRHLSSNLLTWGQRIKICVDAARGLSFLHDDKGTKQRVLHRDIKSANILLDDNWNAKVSDMGLSRLGPANQRHTVVITRSIVGTPGYCDPQYLNSFTLSKESDVYSFGVVLFEVLCGKLCFNNSNGQVDVLVPMWKKAYKQKRLHEIVFQGLTRPMDSTSLETFSCIAFQCLHKSREERPKMADVVEKLETALEFEFRSEAAI, from the exons ATGGCGCTGTTTAAGCGGTTCTTTTACCGGAAACCGCCGGATCGGCTGTTTGAGATCTCCGAGAGGGTTTACG TTTTCGATTGCTGTTTCTCGACTGACGTACTTGAAGAAGATGAGTACAAGGTTTACATGGGTGGCATTGTGGCCGAGCTACAAGACTACTATCCTGATTCATCTTTCATGGTTTTTAACTTTAGAGAAGGTGACAGAAGGACTCGAATATCAGACATATTATCGCAATACGACATGACGATAATGCAATACCCTCGGCAGTATGGAGGGTGCCCGGTGTTACCATTGGAAATGATCCATCACTTTTTGAGATCTAGTGAAAGCTGGCTCTCTTTAGCGGATCAGCAAAACGTGCTTCTCATGCATTGTGAAATGGGCGCGTGGCCCGTGCTTGCATTTATGCTTGCTGCTCTTCTCTTATTCAGAAAAGAGTATAGCGGTGAGCAAAAGACTCTTGAAATGGTGTATAAGCAAGCTCCTAGAGAGCTTCGTCTTTTAACACCTTTCAATCCACAACCGTCTCAACTGAGGTATCTTCAGTACATATCCCGGAGAAATCTAGGTTCTGATTGGTCGCCCTCAGACACACCATTGACTTTGGATCATATCAAACTTAAATCCCTTCCTTTGTTTGGTGAAAAGGGTTGTAGACCTGTAATTCGAATCTATGGTCAGGATTCATCTTCAACAACAGCCAATAAGGGATCTAAGCTTTTGTTTACATCCTCCAAAACCGAAGAACAAGACCGCTACTATCAATCA GAAGAGTGTGAGCTGGTGGAAATTGATATTCATCACTGTGTACAAGGAGACGTGGTTCTTGAATGCGCGCATTTGGATCACGTTAGTCAGGAAAGGATATTTAGAGTAATGTTTCACACAACATTTGTGAGAAACGGTGtacttattttgaatcatgacgAAGTTGATATTATATGGGATGCAAGAGATCTGATACCAAAGAACTTTAGAGCAGAG GTATGTTTTTCGAATGTTGATGAACTACCATCTATGATCACTACGCATGAAGAGTATTTCGAGGTAGAAGAGCTTTTTAGTAGAAAAAACTTGGCAGGGGTAATAAGTAACCAAGAGGAAGAAGACAGTGCAGGGAAGAAGTTGAGTAGAAAAGAATCTGATGAATTAGAGGTTGGTTTGGATGGTGTTGCAAACCAATCTCCACAATCTcctcccccacccccacccccacctccACAATCTCCACCCCCACACCCACCTGCAACATATGCAGCTCCATTTCCTCAAATAATGGGGCCCTTCCTGAAGGAGTTTGAACATCTTAAAATCCAACTAGAAGATATAAAATCAGCCACTGACAACTTTGGTGTAAACAAATTAATTGGAAGTGGTGGATTTGGGAGGGTGTATCGAGGAGAAGTTTCTCACTCCAATGGAAAAAGCATGTGTGCTTTCAAGCGTCTAGATCCAAAGTATGGGCAGGGAGAGCCTGAGTTCTTGAAGGAGATCATGATGCTTTCTGATTATAAGCACGCGAATCTCATCTCTTTATTGGGATATTGTGACGAGGGTGGTGAAAAGATACTTGTGTATGAGTATGCCTCTAATGGAAGCCTTGATCGTCATTTAAGTTCCAATCTTCTTACGTGGGGGCAACGTATCAAGATTTGCGTTGATGCTGCAAGAGGACTAAGTTTTCTTCATGATGACAAGGGCACAAAGCAAAGAGTTCTTCACCGGGATATAAAAAGTGCAAACATTCTCCTGGATGACAATTGGAATGCTAAAGTTTCGGACATGGGACTGTCTAGATTAGGACCAGCTAATCAGCGCCACACAGTTGTTATTACCCGCAGTATTGTAGGTACCCCTGGGTATTGTGACCCACAATATTTGAATTCATTCACCCTATCGAAAGAATCAGACGTATACTCTTTTGGCGTTGTCTTATTCGAAGTCTTATGTGGAAAATTGTGCTTTAATAATAGCAACGGCCAGGTAGATGTTTTGGTGCCTATGTGGAAAAAAGCCTACAAACAAAAGCGATTACATGAGATTGTCTTCCAAGGTCTGACGAGACCGATGGACTCAACTTCTTTGGAAACTTTTTCATGCATCGCATTTCAGTGTTTGCACAAATCTCGTGAAGAACGGCCAAAGATGGCAGATGTTGTAGAAAAGCTGGAGACTGCATTGGAATTTGAATTTCGATCAGAAGCCGCCATATAA